The window AAACGAAGTACAGAGTAAAACTGACGGCAAAATCGTGAATTCTATGGTTGGTGGAAGGATCTTTCTGAAAATTgactatataatatataatgtatttttcGTGAAACCAATGTGTTACGAGCAAAGTCCTATGCAATTactcgatgtttttttttaactagtTGAACTCACAGTTAAATCACGACAAGCCTTGTAATGGTACTTAATGCCATGCACGTGAACTCACCCAAAGTCATTTGAATTTCTTCGAAGCCATTGGTCACACTAGGTCTTGCGAAGTCACTGAAAGTCCAGTGACTTTATTCGAAGTCTTTTAACTTCATGTAGCCAGGAGTAAGTTAAATTCACTACATACTACCTGCGTAGTGCGCCCTCAAGTAATAAGACGCTGAATCAATAAGGTAACCAGAGGAAATGTCAAGATTTCTGGTTTCTGATGGGTgtgttaaatttttgatttattagCATGGAGTCTGTATAATGTTTTTATATTACTTCGTAAACAGGGTCCTTAATcgattgttgaaaatttgacctTGCGTGAGAGAAAGAAGCTACTTATGCTGGTTTCAAGTAAAGTCGATTGCCTTAGTAAGCAATCCAGTTCAGCAACCTATCGACGAACCTACAAACGTAATTATTCAGCCTTTAAAAATTCTGTTTCGATAGAACCCCCGTGTTTTTATTGTCTCGTGCATTCGCTTGCTTTCTTCTCAGCCTTGAAGACAGTCCTGGAACCAGGAGATCAGGATTCAATTCCGTAGATTCTTCTTTGAAGAAGAGACGTAAAACATGACTTGCTATGTAGCCGCAAATCATCGATACCACGCAGCCCATGGGACAGTACCACATGTAGGAGATTCGGTACAGATAAAAGTATGAACTGTCACCCGTGCTTCTGCAAATAAACGATTATGGGAGTTAGACTAGCTGAGATCCGAATTTTGGCGAAGGCTTTGTGTGGTATAATTCGATATGAACTCCTCACGGATTGTCAATGAGCAAATAGTTCTTGACATTTggagcaaaagaaaaaaccagaaactcgattcatttttacaaccAAATCAATTACTCACTCAGCTCTGGTAAAACTTGACAATCTGGTTATGTCAGAGGTTGTGTTGCAGCCCGCTATGGATACGGCCAAAGCTGGTGCCGATGGTTTCGGCTGGCCAAACCCGACCCAAAGACCGAAAACAAGACTTATTAGAAGTCCGGTGACGGCACCTCGCTGAGTGGCAGATTCGGTAAACATGCCTAAGGTAAATAACCCCAAAACTGGCCCTCCAACTACGCCAAATATCGTCAGTGCAGCTTGGAGAACACCGCCAAGATACTGTGCCAGAAAAGCGATCGCTATGCAAAGCAGACCCACTAGAAAAGCCAATGCTTTTCCAATGTATGCGAATTTGTTCACTGGAAACTCTATGTTCCTGAAAGGAGACGTCAATAAACCCTCATGTATAGTGCGTATTTACTCTATTTCTGATTCTATTACCTCCATATATACAGCGGCTTCACGTAATCCTCGAGAATCACTGCTGATAGGGAGTTAAGAGCGGCGGATACGGTACTGAGACCGGCGCTGAAAATACCGGCGATGAAGAGTCCGGGAAGTCCAGGAAACACCGACAGTGTGTCCATCACGTACAGAGGCATTAACTGATCGGTGGATGAAATTCTTCCAGTTGTCAGAGGGTCGCAGTTTTGATATTTCGAGTATATCGCCAGCCCAGAGAAGCATGTTATCACCGACATTATCACGGCGATTGGTAAGCTCCACCAGAGTGATGCTTGGGCTGATTTCAAGTCACTAGGGTTTAACAAATACAAATTTTACTGGCGATCATTAAACGCTTGAAAGGCAGAGATGCAGGTAATCCAACTACCGGGAACTCACTTGATAGTCAGTAATCTTTGAACTTGGACTTGATTGACTCCGTACAGGGAAAGGTAGGTGAAGAATCCGCCAAATGTCAGACTCCACCAGGTGTGGCGAACCGTTGGATCGGCAGATATGCTTCAACagagaagaaaattgattataaGTCGAAAAATAGAGACTGTTACTTTAACTTCGATTCGAGCAGTTCCTTTGGGATTACGTCGACACGATGGAACTGCTCACGGGATGGTAATTTACCTGTCAAATTCAATACGGTCTCCAGCTACGGCGATTTTCCATATCTCATCGATACCTCCGACTTCAACGGCGGCGGTTATTCCTACCGTGAGGACAGCAACTAACATTAGAAGTGCTTGGAATATGTCAGTGATGAGAACCGCTTTGATACCACCAAGGCTGGAATAGCATGTACAAACTAATCCGATCACTATTATGCTCGCAGTTTTCGAAAGACCAGTTGTAGCTTCAACAGCTAATGCGGGAGCGTAAAGAACAATCCCTGTGTAAAGTAGTAGCTGAAGCGAGATAGCACTGCTAGTGATTGTTCTTGCAACGGTCCCGAAGCGTTTCTCGAGGTACTGAAAATGCAGAGTGGTTAGTAACATGGTTGAGCTTTCTATTTGCTTATTCCTTACGAAGCTCATCAAGGAGAAACTTTAACGTTGCTTCTTACCTCGAAAGCACTCGTTGCTTGGAGTTTGAAGAATACGGGCAAGTAAAGGTATGCTACAACTGGCGTGGCTATAACGTAACCGAGATTAACCACCACGTACATAGTCCCGTATACGTAATTTTCGGCACTGGCACCCAGAAGACTGACAGCTGAGAGAAAAGATACCATCAAACCTATCGCTACCGGGACTGCACTCATCGAACGATTTGCTGTGTAATATTCCTGAAAAGTAGAGGttacttcattttttgtgTACAGGTacgactttttcaaaattacggaTATGCACCTTAGAATAAGGCGAGGGGCAGTCAATTCTGTGAAGTAGCGATCAACTGGCTTAAAGTGAATACATGAATTCTAAAGAAGTTCACAAGACTTGAAAGTTATTTCACATCGTTTTAATCATGACTTCAATTCAATCGATCTCACATGTCATTGTGCAATGTCAAGTGATTGAacaatttcaagtgaattcgTACAGTTGACAAGTCTTGCATCGGAATCTGTTCCAAACAAATGGCTAATTCCCGCTTCGTGCGTTGTTtggtttataaaaattaacgcAAGGTGAGAAAAAACTGTTGGTCATGACCTTGTCTTTGCTTACCTCGGAAGTCTTCTGTCTGCCTCCGGTAAATCTGTAATAAACACCGATGCTCGTACTGATAATAAGCATCAGTATTATCACAACGTAGTCCCACACTTGCAGAGTCTCTGTCGCCATCTTTTGCTGCTTTTAAATCTTTCCGGAATTTTCGTTGtatttcgaaatatcgaataaCGTTTGAAGATTCTGTTTAGAAATCGTAAGCAGTCGTGATTTTTTCCTCGAAATGCAGACACttgtatttcatttgaattacACTTAGCGATCCTCTTCGAATGCTTATTTTAGCTTTAGGATAAATCACTTATGGATTTTGTTTTCTGTAACATTTTACCTTTGTTGGTCTTCGTATCGAACCAACCACTGTCCACGTGGTGAGGAAAGTTTTTACGGAAGAATTTGTAGAAGGTTTTTCACTTGTTCAAGATACGTCACCTTTTAATACACTTCATTTATACTACCTCAAGTCCGAGTTTTTTAATATAACAGATGTTCCAGACTCACCTACCTATCCACCCCGATATTTCATGCCACGCTACGCCGAGCCACGTTGTCTAAGATTAGAAAAGGTTGGTTTAACCTCTTCCCCCTGGTATTCTGGGGACTTCGACAAGCCCGTAATCACTAGCGAAGAGCGCGTGATAGACTGGAGACGTTTTATCAGTGTGAATCCATTTATTGCAGTTTTGATGCGTATCTGGTAGATCGAGTTACGAAGGTACTTCATATTTACTCATAGTCGTAAAGTTGTAATTTTCATGCAATGCTGATAAAAATCGAGTTAATCGTCAAGACAATCAAGTTCAGACCTCAGGCTGGTAACAAAAATTAActacaatattttcatagaCTTACGTCAAcactgaaatattaatttccaTGACTAGATTTTAGATGATTATGCAGTAATGGCATTACATTTTAGCATCGACATTTTATAACGACGCTTAAATCTAGATTGGATTTGAAATGTTTTAGTTCTGAGCTCACGAAACTATGTATCTTTGAATATCACGTCTGTTTCACTCACAAGGTTACCCCCTTTAGCATAGCTATTGCTACAAAAAGATATTCAACATTATTGGCATCGAATCGTAATTGTGAACAGTATAGAAGCAAAGATTAGTTCCCATGCTACGAACATTAAGGAATGTGATCGTGGGAGATAACCGCCTACACATGGTGCTACCGATCCATTCGCGATCTGTGTACACATGTATCTCTCATCTGATTGCAGATCTCTGTATGTGCCGGTATCCCCTCCTCCCAATTTATTAGTCAATTGAAATCGGTATCATTCACTGTGTTTATCTATAGATTTAAACATTATCTCCGAGCGAATTAATTGCTCAATTCGCCGGTGCGATACCTGCTTTTATTATAATTGCCACGTACAACGTGCTCGGTGTGTAAATCACTCGACGCCACGTTGTGGCTACAGCGTCGAGTTTCGACAGATAACAGACGGAATTTCAGTGTTTATCGTAAGACACCTTGATTTTTGCCGATATCGATGCAGTCCGGTATGTTACACGTTGCAGTaattttatgcaatttttttcacatcagatttgaaagaaatttgcaAATGCATACAGACGTACGGATCACAGTTACTGTCTACATGTATTTTAAATGGTGTACGAAAAGTTTACGATGAGTTTTGAATGTAGGTATACAATGTTTTACATAGAttggaatgaatttaaaattttcaaatataatattcaaGTGTTGTTATTAGCAAAAAATAGTTGATCATGGTTTTAGTGCGAACTTTGTTTAAGGTATATTTGGTCGTTGATTTTCCGAGTAATGCCGGTCTAGATCCtcggaaaaaaagtgattcCTGCCGCCAAGAAGATGGGAGGAcgattttaattcaaattgaatGACTTTACCCATTTTAGTCCACCCCATTAGATCTACCATTTTGATatcatttgaaaatagaaCATAAGATCGGATTCAATGACCTCAAAAACCACTACAGAGATATCTGATCTACatgcagttttgaaaattcttttttccaaaaactgcatgaaaagttcgattttcgaaGCCTTTGGAGCATGCGTGAAATATTCAACTCCCTAACAGTGTGGTAAAACGAtgttagcgcatgcgcgcaacTGAAATGCTCCATTTTACACCCTagggtttttttattttacatgcGTACTTTCGAATAATTCAGTTTGACGCACCATGTCATTGAGCGTAAGTTACCTAACCCTAATTTGATGACCTGTTAGTCGCGCCTCCGTTGCTTCTCAAATCAAACGTTTTATCACACGTTTATTGGGAAACGTAGAATGTGTCATTCGTAAGGATGGGTGATACTATTAACTGTACTATTCAAACACACGTTTGTCATGTAACAGTTCTTTCTTGTCTGACAAGAAGCAATTTTTACGGAACTGCAAATTTTCCAACTAATTGGAGTACAGGATTATTCAAAAccaataaaataatgaattttgcaAAGTGTACGGTTCGAATTCTCATagttgtataatattgtataattaaataagTTGTAGAAAATATCGTACATAGTTTTCTTACGCAGGATGACCTTTCGCTTCTTTCAGTCACACTGGACCTCCCCTTAAAtctaatttttgtattatttatataaccGGAACGTAAGAATTCCATCTAAAAAATTATCTGTTCTATGATTTTCACTGGTGTTCTAGCTCTCGAACCTCAAGTCCTTGATAGTCCTTTTGCGTATTTAAAATTATCCATATCAATGAATATGACTAGCATTTTAATCACAACTATGAAATAGCTAATTTTATGGATATAATCGtggattatttaaaaaattgaaatcacgaAGTACGACGGTAGGCAATATGCATGACGCGTTTGTCGCACCTTTCTTCACGCCCGCATCGCCGTTGCGGTTCGTATTCCAGGTGTACCAATACATACCGTAGTTATAGCAGCATAAGTACATCTCGACACGTACAAGAGTTGCACTCTGCAAACGAGCAGCGTAAAGAAACGGTTACGGATAGAGAGCACGGAGATCTCCTAATGCTAAGTTGGCATCGCATTATCGAGCAGCAGGCAGTTAGCGTAACTTAGCATTAACATAAACATAACAATACGAGGAGTTATTGCTATGGAAATTACGGTGATATGAGTATCATGGGAATGCAGTGAAAATGAACGGATAACCGATCAGGCGAGTTTATTTCTCGCGGCGTTCGCTCATTCGTACTGTTACAGACTCAATAATCACGTCACATTTCCGGTACTCGGCAAAACGAACATCCGGGAATCCGAAGAGTCGAGAAGCGAATGGAAATTCGGTCCTCATTCTTTTACCTTTAACAGGTGAGGCCAGTCGTTAGTTTCGATTCATATAACGTAAGCGTGTTTCTGCCCTAACTTGcacactttcgaaaatgacgttccacaaatattaaaattaagccAACTCCCAGAACCACGTATAAACGGAGGCACGTTAACGCCTCCTAACTTACGAAGAGGTGGCTGGCTGCAAGCCGAGCTTTTGCATTATGCATGCGGACTTGGTGTCGCGTATACTCTCGACCATTCGGATCACATCGATGCCCAATGGGAATATATATGCGGGCTGTGCTAAAGTCAGACCTTCTTTGATCAGGCGCAAATAACGACTGCTATTTTCAGATTAATATGATAACGGACTATTCATGACTGACCAAGATCTTATTCATactatcgatatttttttaataaatcttacTCGCATTTTGGTTCGCCAATGATAATCTTATCTTATTTTATCCGATGTTGTTTCTTTTAGATTAGGTTCTGTACAGGGTTCAGATTTTCATCGCAGATCTTTCCCGATACATTCTTCGAATATTTCTGCAGCGAATAGAAAATTACTTAACAAAAACAGAtggtttgaatattttactgAAATGTCTAAAAAATGGTTGTACAATTGCACTAAACCATATTTGTCCATTAAATACGAACTAGGTATTAGtgacaattttaattttctaacaAGATCGATCGATCATAAAAAATCTCTATAATAAGCAAATAGATGAATGCTACATTTAGCAATCATTTTACCATTTCATATAACTGCCACATAGTTGACTAGGTTTCATAATTCATTCTGCAGGAATTCATTATCCGAATTCAACGTTACTGGGAGCTTGAGCTGCTGAGTAAGCTCGATCGATCGAGAACTATGATTCCGGAGCAGTCATAAAATCTTATATAGTTACATCACGACTTCCAACTCGGAGACTTTCGTATCATTTAACATTATTCGTCTACGAGCAGTTAAAGTTACAAAATCATTGTAAGGGATCCAAAATGTCGACGATGTTCTTCATTTACCTTCCGCTTGGTCTTTTACATCACGGTTCTTGAATCACCCTTCGATACCGGCGTGCAACTGATCTTGGAAGGGAGATGGATACCGAACGACGATGTGGCGCGTTGAAACTAGCATCCTCGGGGATGCTTGGAATGTAAACAACGCCCATCAATCACAGGAGCGAAGAGTCGACACGGTTCTGGGTACAGGAAATGAAAGATGGCTAGGTTAGGGATTATAGGTACGCACAGAAGCATCTTGGTTAGCGCGTGTTACGCAAGTCGAGTTAATACGTGGACAGTAGAAAGTGTGTTCTTGGCGTCGATTATCCTGAGGTTAGCGATTCGTCGCGGTTGAGGTTTAATGCACGCGTTTCTAGGAGCCGAGGCCTCGGACGTGCGCGAGGACAAGCCATCTCACTCGctgttcaattttaattacgaTACCCTCTACGATAGCTATTCTGGCTTCTCTACACTCCGGGAGGCACAAGCCAACTCGCAGCTCACAGTCCCCACATTCCGTCCGTTCCACTTCTAATGACCGCGGCTTCTACCCGTCGACAAACGCGTACCTTTCAGCTCCTTGGTGCCGTTCTTACTGACGAACATGGCCTAGGGGAAGATTGGAAGGATTAGAAGGACGTGAAGGATTCATCAGAGTCCTggtagtttgaaaattttgctttATCAGATCTGAATTGAGGAAAGATCATTCACCGGGAACCTTCCAATGCTGCGAACCTTCGTGGAAAGGGATGCAATTGGGAATTTGTCGAGTGCTTACACCAAGGTGGACTGAAATCCTGTTAATTATTCGCTTTCTGGAATAATTTGGAACAGATCTGGAGGGCAGTGCGATGAACATTTTTCC is drawn from Neodiprion fabricii isolate iyNeoFabr1 chromosome 3, iyNeoFabr1.1, whole genome shotgun sequence and contains these coding sequences:
- the LOC124177566 gene encoding putative sodium-dependent multivitamin transporter isoform X2, with product MLSTYESYVQNGSELLSERARQHATTIEEYYTANRSMSAVPVAIGLMVSFLSAVSLLGASAENYVYGTMYVVVNLGYVIATPVVAYLYLPVFFKLQATSAFEYLEKRFGTVARTITSSAISLQLLLYTGIVLYAPALAVEATTGLSKTASIIVIGLVCTCYSSLGGIKAVLITDIFQALLMLVAVLTVGITAAVEVGGIDEIWKIAVAGDRIEFDSISADPTVRHTWWSLTFGGFFTYLSLYGVNQVQVQRLLTINDLKSAQASLWWSLPIAVIMSVITCFSGLAIYSKYQNCDPLTTGRISSTDQLMPLYVMDTLSVFPGLPGLFIAGIFSAGLSTVSAALNSLSAVILEDYVKPLYIWRNIEFPVNKFAYIGKALAFLVGLLCIAIAFLAQYLGGVLQAALTIFGVVGGPVLGLFTLGMFTESATQRGAVTGLLISLVFGLWVGFGQPKPSAPALAVSIAGCNTTSDITRLSSFTRAESTGDSSYFYLYRISYMWYCPMGCVVSMICGYIASHVLRLFFKEESTELNPDLLVPGLSSRLRRKQANARDNKNTGVLSKQNF
- the LOC124177566 gene encoding putative sodium-dependent multivitamin transporter isoform X3, producing the protein MSAVPVAIGLMVSFLSAVSLLGASAENYVYGTMYVVVNLGYVIATPVVAYLYLPVFFKLQATSAFEYLEKRFGTVARTITSSAISLQLLLYTGIVLYAPALAVEATTGLSKTASIIVIGLVCTCYSSLGGIKAVLITDIFQALLMLVAVLTVGITAAVEVGGIDEIWKIAVAGDRIEFDSISADPTVRHTWWSLTFGGFFTYLSLYGVNQVQVQRLLTINDLKSAQASLWWSLPIAVIMSVITCFSGLAIYSKYQNCDPLTTGRISSTDQLMPLYVMDTLSVFPGLPGLFIAGIFSAGLSTVSAALNSLSAVILEDYVKPLYIWRNIEFPVNKFAYIGKALAFLVGLLCIAIAFLAQYLGGVLQAALTIFGVVGGPVLGLFTLGMFTESATQRGAVTGLLISLVFGLWVGFGQPKPSAPALAVSIAGCNTTSDITRLSSFTRAESTGDSSYFYLYRISYMWYCPMGCVVSMICGYIASHVLRLFFKEESTELNPDLLVPGLSSRLRRKQANARDNKNTGVLSKQNF
- the LOC124177566 gene encoding putative sodium-dependent multivitamin transporter isoform X1 → MATETLQVWDYVVIILMLIISTSIGVYYRFTGGRQKTSEEYYTANRSMSAVPVAIGLMVSFLSAVSLLGASAENYVYGTMYVVVNLGYVIATPVVAYLYLPVFFKLQATSAFEYLEKRFGTVARTITSSAISLQLLLYTGIVLYAPALAVEATTGLSKTASIIVIGLVCTCYSSLGGIKAVLITDIFQALLMLVAVLTVGITAAVEVGGIDEIWKIAVAGDRIEFDSISADPTVRHTWWSLTFGGFFTYLSLYGVNQVQVQRLLTINDLKSAQASLWWSLPIAVIMSVITCFSGLAIYSKYQNCDPLTTGRISSTDQLMPLYVMDTLSVFPGLPGLFIAGIFSAGLSTVSAALNSLSAVILEDYVKPLYIWRNIEFPVNKFAYIGKALAFLVGLLCIAIAFLAQYLGGVLQAALTIFGVVGGPVLGLFTLGMFTESATQRGAVTGLLISLVFGLWVGFGQPKPSAPALAVSIAGCNTTSDITRLSSFTRAESTGDSSYFYLYRISYMWYCPMGCVVSMICGYIASHVLRLFFKEESTELNPDLLVPGLSSRLRRKQANARDNKNTGVLSKQNF